The Desulfuromonas versatilis genome has a segment encoding these proteins:
- a CDS encoding GDSL-type esterase/lipase family protein, which translates to MIQKNFKPINVLVLGGWVLAAVVSIRPMLWRPIPGSQLYSADRISQFSVLGEVKPGGIVLLGDSHIDRGEWSELLEVCNVYNRGIGGNTVGGVLDRLSEAIYGKPAVAILMVGFNDLAKGLDPTSIADNYEALVTDIPKVAKDSLIVINAVFPVNSSIYRGDVNNQKIALLNSKLKELAARHSAIFLNITPQLVDEDGNLSANYTNDGIHLNGSGYIQWAHAIKDLLKQKE; encoded by the coding sequence ATGATACAAAAAAATTTTAAGCCTATTAATGTCTTGGTATTAGGAGGGTGGGTACTGGCTGCTGTTGTTTCAATCCGTCCAATGCTTTGGCGACCGATTCCTGGTAGTCAACTTTATTCTGCCGATCGCATTTCGCAATTCTCAGTATTGGGGGAAGTAAAGCCAGGGGGGATAGTCTTACTTGGGGACAGCCACATTGACAGAGGAGAGTGGTCCGAACTCCTTGAGGTTTGCAACGTTTATAACCGTGGGATTGGTGGGAATACCGTTGGTGGTGTACTGGATCGTTTGTCTGAAGCCATTTACGGGAAACCTGCTGTAGCAATATTGATGGTTGGTTTTAACGATTTAGCAAAGGGACTTGACCCAACCTCTATTGCAGACAACTATGAAGCCTTGGTTACCGATATCCCTAAGGTTGCCAAAGATTCCCTTATTGTAATAAATGCCGTATTCCCAGTTAATAGTTCAATCTACAGAGGTGATGTCAATAATCAGAAAATTGCATTGCTGAACTCAAAGTTAAAAGAGTTAGCCGCAAGGCATTCTGCAATTTTTCTTAATATAACACCTCAATTGGTTGATGAAGACGGAAATTTAAGCGCGAATTACACTAATGACGGAATACACCTTAACGGATCCGGATATATTCAATGGGCTCACGCAATCAAAGACCTTTTGAAACAAAAGGAGTAG
- a CDS encoding nucleotide sugar dehydrogenase, which translates to MNISVFGLGYVGAVSAGCLARDGHVVIGVDPNLTKVDLINRGLSPIIENEIGEIISDGLKSGRLSATNDSVAAVLKTEISLICVGTPSQLNGSLDLKYVRRVCEEIGAAIAKKTAFHVVVARSTILPGTMRDVVIPTLEESSGKKAGIDFGVCNNPEFLREGTAVNDYFNPPKTVIGETDEKSGEMLAQIYASLDAPLVRTDVATAEMVKYTDNVWHALKVGFANEIGNICKALEIDGHQVMDIFCQDKKLNLSPYYLKPGFAFGGSCLPKDVRALTYKAKILDIETPVLNAILPGNQLQVQRGLKMIMGHGKRKIGVLGFSFKEGTDDLRESPIVDVIESLIGKGYELKLYDKNVNMATITGANRDYILNHIPHISRLMVRSVQDVLENSEVIVIGNGSKEFSDVLRHINSGQIVIDFVRIGSNRTQKGRYEGICW; encoded by the coding sequence ATGAACATTAGTGTTTTTGGTTTGGGCTATGTCGGTGCTGTATCCGCAGGTTGCTTAGCTAGAGATGGCCATGTCGTAATTGGCGTTGACCCTAATCTAACAAAAGTAGATCTAATTAACCGGGGGCTTTCGCCCATTATTGAGAATGAAATTGGTGAAATTATTTCAGATGGTCTTAAGTCAGGACGACTTTCAGCCACAAATGACTCTGTTGCTGCTGTTCTTAAAACCGAAATCTCACTTATTTGTGTAGGGACACCCAGTCAGCTAAATGGTAGCCTTGATTTAAAGTATGTTCGCCGTGTTTGTGAAGAGATTGGTGCTGCGATCGCAAAGAAGACGGCTTTCCACGTGGTCGTTGCGAGATCGACTATATTGCCTGGAACTATGCGAGATGTTGTTATCCCAACGCTTGAGGAGAGTTCAGGAAAGAAAGCGGGCATTGACTTTGGTGTCTGTAATAATCCAGAATTCTTGCGCGAAGGCACGGCAGTTAACGATTACTTTAACCCTCCTAAGACTGTAATAGGTGAGACAGATGAAAAAAGTGGTGAGATGTTAGCCCAAATTTATGCATCCCTAGATGCTCCTCTTGTTCGCACCGATGTCGCTACAGCGGAAATGGTCAAGTATACAGACAATGTATGGCATGCATTAAAAGTTGGGTTTGCAAATGAAATTGGTAATATTTGCAAGGCCTTGGAAATTGATGGGCACCAAGTAATGGACATCTTCTGCCAAGATAAAAAGTTGAACCTTTCGCCTTATTATTTAAAGCCCGGCTTTGCCTTCGGCGGCTCATGTCTTCCCAAAGATGTTCGAGCGCTAACCTATAAGGCAAAAATTCTTGATATAGAAACCCCTGTACTTAATGCAATCCTCCCAGGAAACCAATTGCAAGTACAGCGTGGACTTAAAATGATTATGGGCCATGGAAAACGTAAAATTGGGGTCCTTGGGTTTAGTTTTAAGGAGGGTACTGATGATTTGCGCGAAAGCCCTATTGTAGATGTTATAGAAAGTTTGATTGGAAAAGGATATGAACTGAAGCTTTACGATAAAAACGTGAATATGGCCACCATAACTGGCGCGAATCGTGACTATATTTTAAATCATATTCCACATATTTCACGGTTAATGGTTAGAAGCGTTCAGGACGTATTGGAGAACTCTGAAGTAATTGTAATTGGAAATGGATCAAAAGAATTTTCCGATGTTTTAAGGCATATCAACAGTGGTCAAATTGTAATTGATTTTGTTAGGATTGGGTCTAATCGAACCCAAAAAGGTCGTTACGAGGGGATTTGTTGGTAA
- a CDS encoding glycosyltransferase family 4 protein, whose amino-acid sequence MLQEKSCPKEILWIKADPLHPLDSGGKIRTYQMLKEWHKRHNITYIALITKSTPNEAKERAGEYSSKQFWIPCEDEPKGSFKFYLELLKNLLFSDMPYVIDKYYKKEAHQKISEIVKEYNYDIVVLDFLSMSRNIISKDFPMAKSIVFQHNVESQIWKRHYEVSGNLLKKAYMYLQWQRYKSYEAKTCSQFAGVIAVSEADQKQFKDQFRLENVLGYVPTGVDVDFFSSCVYQPEPGHIVFLGSMDWMPNIDGIIEFSKNIYPLIRESFPTAKLTILGRNPTSAVRKLANLDNSISVTGSVDDIRPFIARAAVSVVPLRVGGGTRIKIFETMAMGVPVVSTTIGAEGLPVVDGENIFIADKSEMFASRVIELLQGQDRALEIGRAGQKLVREQFTWGPVVDKFDQMCLGVVGGVKN is encoded by the coding sequence ATGCTGCAGGAAAAATCTTGTCCAAAAGAAATACTTTGGATTAAGGCCGACCCACTTCATCCACTTGATTCAGGCGGTAAAATAAGAACCTATCAAATGTTGAAAGAGTGGCACAAGAGGCACAATATTACATACATAGCTTTAATAACTAAATCTACTCCGAATGAAGCCAAAGAACGGGCAGGGGAATATTCTTCCAAGCAATTTTGGATCCCTTGTGAGGATGAGCCCAAGGGAAGCTTTAAATTCTATCTTGAACTTTTAAAAAATCTATTATTTTCGGACATGCCTTATGTTATTGATAAATACTACAAAAAAGAGGCCCATCAAAAAATTAGTGAAATTGTAAAAGAATACAATTACGACATTGTTGTTCTAGATTTTTTGTCAATGAGTAGAAATATCATTAGTAAAGACTTTCCAATGGCTAAGTCAATTGTTTTTCAACATAATGTCGAGAGCCAGATTTGGAAAAGACATTACGAAGTTTCAGGAAATTTACTGAAAAAAGCTTACATGTATTTGCAGTGGCAACGTTATAAAAGTTATGAGGCGAAAACATGTTCTCAATTTGCAGGTGTCATTGCTGTGAGTGAAGCCGATCAAAAACAGTTTAAAGATCAGTTTAGGTTGGAAAACGTGCTTGGTTATGTCCCTACTGGCGTCGATGTTGACTTTTTCTCTTCATGTGTTTATCAGCCAGAGCCGGGTCATATAGTGTTTTTAGGGTCGATGGATTGGATGCCAAATATTGATGGTATAATTGAATTTTCGAAAAATATATACCCCCTAATTAGGGAATCGTTTCCGACTGCCAAGCTTACAATTCTTGGACGTAACCCTACCTCCGCAGTGCGTAAACTTGCAAATTTGGATAACAGCATATCTGTGACGGGAAGTGTTGACGATATAAGGCCTTTTATTGCCCGTGCTGCAGTCTCTGTTGTGCCACTTCGCGTCGGCGGTGGTACGAGGATTAAAATTTTTGAAACCATGGCAATGGGAGTCCCTGTAGTGTCTACGACAATAGGGGCTGAAGGGTTGCCTGTAGTTGATGGCGAAAATATATTTATCGCCGATAAGTCTGAAATGTTTGCGAGTAGGGTGATTGAATTACTGCAGGGTCAAGATCGTGCACTGGAAATAGGAAGGGCTGGACAAAAACTGGTACGTGAGCAATTCACGTGGGGCCCTGTAGTTGATAAGTTTGATCAGATGTGCCTTGGGGTGGTTGGCGGAGTTAAGAACTAA
- a CDS encoding serine O-acetyltransferase, with amino-acid sequence MIFEDIKAKARWLYGADTHGLVARAWLSDATLSMVLYRAMAWSNRRLWAKPIALLFHKLNSVLCGCVIGLDAKFGRRFIILHSVGVVVNSAVTAGDDVVIESGVVIGAEKGKSPKLGCKIFFGSGAKVLGDIRIDDGSIIGANAVVVKDVPSNVVMGGVPAKILKNIES; translated from the coding sequence ATGATTTTTGAGGACATCAAGGCCAAAGCGCGTTGGCTTTATGGCGCAGATACACACGGGCTGGTTGCGAGGGCTTGGCTGAGCGATGCGACCCTCAGTATGGTCCTCTATCGGGCTATGGCATGGTCGAATAGACGCCTGTGGGCCAAGCCTATAGCCCTTCTTTTCCATAAGCTTAATTCGGTTCTATGTGGTTGTGTCATCGGTTTAGATGCTAAGTTCGGTCGGCGCTTCATTATTCTGCATAGTGTCGGTGTGGTCGTTAATTCGGCTGTTACGGCTGGTGATGATGTTGTAATAGAGAGTGGTGTTGTGATAGGTGCTGAGAAAGGGAAAAGTCCTAAATTGGGATGTAAAATCTTTTTTGGATCAGGTGCCAAAGTATTGGGAGACATTAGAATAGATGATGGTTCAATTATTGGAGCGAATGCTGTTGTAGTTAAAGACGTACCTTCAAATGTTGTGATGGGAGGAGTTCCGGCGAAAATATTGAAAAATATTGAGTCGTGA
- a CDS encoding glycosyltransferase, with amino-acid sequence MKQRLLFLSNLYPNPAHPNQATFNYQQVKALSDLFDVSVLSPIPWVDRIGAKVGRQVADKNSHAYPVYWYPPGIMRAYYGKMLLRSVSATAEAMHRQRPFALVIGAWLYPDGWAAGRLAEKWRVPFYLKVHGTDVNRLSPGGVLTKVSLQAIARARGVICVSQALKSRLVDFGVPAAKCHVVYNGVNDQIFYPRDKADCRQTLRLGAGERLLLYVGNLLKTKGLGELAVAFSRRARVNSNERLIVVGAGPWERCFRECIAREGVAERVYFAGSISHRDIAIWMNAADVLCLPSYMEGVPNVILEALACNTPVVATAVGGVPELAREDDRITLVQPRNPESLKVALEKVFLGPMLGERRIAVQSWRVNAATLASILSGEDG; translated from the coding sequence ATGAAACAGCGTCTTTTGTTTCTATCGAATCTGTATCCAAATCCTGCCCATCCGAATCAGGCCACCTTTAACTACCAACAGGTTAAGGCCCTTTCCGACCTGTTCGATGTGTCTGTTCTTTCGCCAATTCCATGGGTGGATCGAATTGGCGCCAAAGTTGGTAGGCAGGTGGCAGATAAGAATTCTCATGCGTACCCTGTCTATTGGTACCCACCAGGAATAATGCGGGCTTACTATGGAAAGATGCTGTTGAGATCCGTCAGTGCTACAGCAGAAGCCATGCATCGGCAACGCCCCTTCGCTCTGGTTATTGGTGCGTGGCTTTACCCGGATGGCTGGGCGGCTGGAAGGTTGGCCGAAAAGTGGCGGGTCCCATTTTACTTGAAAGTTCATGGTACTGACGTTAACCGTCTTTCTCCTGGTGGGGTATTGACCAAGGTGTCGTTGCAGGCAATCGCCCGAGCGAGGGGGGTCATCTGTGTTAGTCAGGCATTGAAAAGCCGATTGGTTGACTTTGGTGTTCCAGCGGCCAAGTGTCACGTTGTTTACAATGGTGTCAACGACCAGATTTTCTATCCACGAGATAAAGCCGATTGCCGGCAGACGCTGAGGTTGGGCGCTGGAGAACGACTGCTCCTTTATGTTGGCAACCTTTTGAAAACAAAAGGCTTGGGGGAATTAGCGGTCGCTTTCTCGCGCAGGGCGCGGGTGAATTCCAACGAAAGGCTGATTGTGGTCGGGGCTGGGCCTTGGGAGAGGTGCTTTCGTGAATGCATTGCCAGGGAAGGTGTAGCGGAAAGGGTTTATTTTGCGGGGAGCATCAGCCATCGGGATATCGCTATTTGGATGAATGCTGCGGACGTTCTTTGTCTTCCCAGCTATATGGAGGGCGTCCCAAATGTGATTCTTGAGGCCCTTGCATGCAATACCCCGGTTGTCGCAACAGCGGTAGGTGGCGTGCCAGAGTTGGCCAGAGAAGATGATAGGATTACATTGGTCCAACCAAGGAATCCAGAGAGTTTGAAGGTGGCTCTTGAAAAGGTATTCCTTGGACCCATGCTGGGTGAGCGACGAATAGCAGTTCAGTCCTGGCGGGTGAATGCCGCCACATTGGCATCTATTTTGTCCGGGGAGGATGGATGA
- a CDS encoding glycosyltransferase: MKIKVLHVTLGLHVGGLEKFVLDLVFALGLTVDAKIVCLEEAGGLARALDVKDVFEIGKTPGLRLGIIAELAKIVKREKIDIIHTHNPAPHFYGSLAGLVCGVPVVHTKHGRNCPTHKKKVWLNRISSALTKMVVTVSEDSALVCREIEKIPKGKVRTILNGINTEVFSPKGERRLLKSLGIDDATPVVGTVARLVPEKDHITLLKACLVLTRAGHKFRLMLVGDGPMRQELEDFVAKEGLDEVVMFMGTRHDVPQLVPEFDVFTLTSRTEGVSLTLLEAMSCQIPIIATDVGGNPEVVSDSVTGFIVPAGQYEAVADKISTLLRDPDLRKRMGQAGRERVLGKFGIEGAARQYLEIYQAVLRPK, translated from the coding sequence ATGAAAATTAAAGTCCTGCATGTAACACTTGGTCTACATGTTGGGGGCCTGGAAAAGTTCGTCCTTGACCTTGTTTTCGCTCTTGGTCTTACAGTCGATGCGAAAATTGTGTGTCTGGAAGAGGCCGGTGGGCTTGCCCGTGCTTTAGACGTTAAGGACGTATTTGAAATCGGAAAGACTCCTGGTCTACGTCTGGGTATTATTGCCGAACTGGCTAAAATCGTGAAACGGGAGAAAATCGATATAATCCATACGCACAATCCTGCCCCGCATTTTTACGGTTCCCTGGCAGGTCTGGTCTGCGGCGTACCGGTAGTGCATACGAAACATGGGCGTAATTGCCCAACGCATAAGAAAAAAGTATGGCTCAACCGAATCTCTTCAGCCTTGACCAAAATGGTTGTCACGGTATCAGAAGACTCAGCCTTGGTTTGTCGGGAGATTGAAAAGATCCCGAAAGGGAAAGTTCGGACGATTCTGAATGGGATAAACACGGAGGTTTTTTCGCCCAAGGGGGAGAGGCGCCTGCTGAAAAGCCTGGGTATCGATGATGCCACCCCAGTCGTTGGAACAGTTGCTAGGCTGGTTCCGGAAAAGGATCACATCACCTTGCTGAAGGCCTGTTTGGTGCTCACGCGAGCTGGCCACAAGTTTCGCTTAATGCTGGTCGGTGATGGGCCTATGCGACAGGAACTGGAAGATTTTGTCGCTAAAGAAGGGCTCGATGAGGTTGTTATGTTCATGGGCACCAGGCATGACGTTCCGCAGTTGGTGCCCGAGTTCGATGTTTTTACGCTTACCTCGCGCACGGAAGGGGTATCCCTGACCCTCTTGGAGGCGATGAGCTGTCAGATACCGATTATTGCGACCGATGTTGGTGGCAACCCCGAGGTAGTTTCGGACAGTGTGACCGGATTCATCGTTCCGGCTGGCCAGTATGAAGCCGTCGCTGACAAAATTTCCACCTTATTAAGGGACCCTGACCTTCGAAAGAGGATGGGACAGGCCGGTAGGGAACGCGTTTTAGGGAAATTCGGCATAGAAGGCGCGGCTAGGCAGTACCTTGAGATTTATCAAGCGGTGTTGAGGCCTAAATGA
- a CDS encoding phenylacetate--CoA ligase family protein: MDIYQKLYQRVLFPAFEAGKGRNTAALYEAACQSQWRSLDELRSNQLDSLRKLLVYAQKHSTYYRQLFSAWDFKPDRLQSLGDLEKLPILTKDLIRKNFNDLVCAPYRASLWKKSTGGSTGQPLHFGYTKESYEWRVAMSKRGYSWLGAGPGTKQAHIWGVSLESRSTIKKLKEYFHQRFDRHIYFNCFDFDFEQMLCCMKSLEKFQPDAIIGYTNPLYEFARFISSNGETLFQPKSILSAAEKLYPFQRESIENAFGCKAYNTYGCREFMLIACECEKREGLHISMENLIVEILQDDGRHAKPGEMGRIVITDLHNYGMPFVRYEIGDLGLVSDLPCSCGRGLELLGDVVGRSLDAIQTVNGRNLPGEFFPRLFRELPEVYRFQVTQESLKLLVIKLVLCEPFSNKKMEELKHHIKCGVGQNMEIRFDIVPDIPLTASGKYRVTISNLQPVSHEN; this comes from the coding sequence ATGGATATTTATCAGAAGTTATACCAGAGGGTTCTTTTTCCTGCTTTCGAAGCAGGAAAGGGCAGAAATACTGCGGCTCTTTACGAGGCGGCTTGTCAGAGCCAATGGCGCTCCCTCGATGAACTTCGTTCAAACCAGCTTGATTCCCTTAGGAAACTCCTTGTTTATGCCCAAAAGCATTCAACCTATTACAGGCAGCTTTTTTCGGCTTGGGACTTCAAACCGGATCGCCTCCAATCTTTAGGCGATCTGGAAAAGCTCCCGATTCTGACGAAGGATCTCATCAGGAAAAACTTCAACGACCTCGTCTGCGCACCCTATCGTGCTTCGCTTTGGAAAAAATCAACCGGAGGGTCCACCGGCCAACCCCTGCACTTTGGCTATACCAAGGAGAGTTACGAATGGCGGGTTGCCATGTCGAAAAGGGGGTATTCATGGTTGGGGGCTGGCCCCGGGACAAAGCAGGCGCATATATGGGGAGTAAGCCTAGAATCCAGGTCAACAATAAAAAAATTGAAAGAATATTTTCACCAACGGTTCGATAGGCATATTTACTTCAATTGCTTTGATTTCGATTTTGAACAGATGCTGTGTTGTATGAAAAGCCTTGAAAAATTTCAACCTGACGCGATAATCGGCTATACCAACCCATTGTACGAATTTGCAAGGTTCATATCTAGTAACGGAGAAACACTTTTCCAGCCAAAATCAATTCTTAGCGCTGCAGAAAAACTTTACCCATTTCAAAGAGAATCTATTGAAAACGCCTTCGGTTGTAAGGCTTACAATACATATGGTTGCAGGGAGTTTATGCTAATTGCTTGCGAGTGCGAAAAACGAGAGGGCCTTCACATAAGTATGGAAAACTTGATAGTAGAAATCCTTCAGGATGACGGCAGGCACGCCAAGCCAGGGGAGATGGGGCGGATCGTGATCACAGATCTTCATAATTATGGGATGCCCTTTGTCCGATACGAAATAGGTGATTTAGGGTTAGTATCCGATCTGCCTTGCTCTTGTGGGCGCGGGTTGGAGTTGCTCGGTGATGTTGTTGGGCGATCCTTAGACGCCATCCAAACGGTCAATGGCAGAAATCTTCCTGGTGAATTTTTTCCTCGGTTGTTTCGGGAACTGCCAGAAGTTTATAGATTTCAGGTCACACAAGAAAGTTTAAAGCTGCTTGTTATAAAGTTAGTTCTATGCGAACCATTTTCTAATAAAAAAATGGAAGAACTTAAACATCATATCAAATGTGGCGTCGGGCAAAATATGGAGATCCGATTTGATATTGTCCCTGATATTCCCTTAACTGCATCAGGAAAATATCGAGTCACCATTTCAAATTTGCAGCCTGTTAGCCATGAAAATTAA
- a CDS encoding lipopolysaccharide biosynthesis protein: MLKNVLANWSNIILSVVSVFFLYPFCVQVLGEEQYGIWLLISSITGYFALLQLGVPLANVRFISKYYARGEMEKVNEVVSSNFLFFSISGAVVFICGIGIAFLIDVVFQVPPEFRRVARLATIIVSLNVALSFSFEVFEGLLHGLQKFVYFNMVKNLLLLVRVVLTFVVLKYENGMLVLGELLMGVTLLQAAFFYIFVRFKHPEIRIRKKYFNFDVFKMVAGYSFYVLLFQFASKISFNTSSMVVGSVISVQAIVFFTIANNFIIYFMQLVSGVSNAIMPRVSQFDALNKKSGLQDIYLKYSRLTAFIVVPVCFGLFIFGGDFIALWMGERYREVSGNILSVLTLSSLFFLVQRGVAFPILMGTSHLRFPTFLMAGTALLNLLLSLWWGSVYGLYGVAWGMTVPNFVNTVGLIWYTCRVLKVPVRDYLFRGVLIPLSAGIFFSIPGLLVHRAISIDSYLKFSGMIFVSVVVYLICCFAFYMDTEGRKEVFRKFGLSFVS, from the coding sequence ATGCTGAAAAACGTTCTTGCCAACTGGTCCAATATCATCCTTTCAGTAGTTTCCGTATTCTTTCTCTACCCTTTCTGCGTCCAGGTTCTAGGGGAGGAGCAGTATGGGATATGGCTGCTCATCTCCTCGATTACCGGCTACTTTGCCCTGTTGCAACTTGGCGTCCCGTTGGCCAACGTCCGTTTCATCTCCAAATACTATGCTCGGGGGGAGATGGAAAAAGTTAACGAAGTGGTCAGCTCGAACTTCCTTTTTTTTTCAATCTCTGGTGCCGTGGTGTTCATCTGCGGTATCGGTATTGCCTTTTTGATTGATGTCGTCTTCCAAGTGCCGCCAGAGTTCCGGCGGGTTGCCAGGTTGGCGACCATTATTGTCTCTCTTAATGTTGCCTTGAGTTTTTCCTTCGAAGTATTCGAGGGGTTGCTGCATGGGTTACAAAAATTCGTTTATTTCAACATGGTCAAGAACCTGCTGCTCTTGGTGCGGGTTGTTCTAACCTTTGTCGTTCTGAAATACGAAAACGGGATGCTGGTCCTTGGTGAGTTGCTTATGGGGGTAACATTACTGCAGGCTGCTTTCTTTTATATCTTTGTTCGATTCAAGCACCCAGAGATACGAATTAGAAAAAAATATTTTAACTTTGATGTCTTCAAAATGGTGGCCGGCTACAGTTTTTATGTTTTATTATTTCAATTCGCTAGTAAAATTAGCTTTAATACTAGCTCAATGGTTGTCGGGTCGGTAATTTCGGTCCAAGCAATCGTGTTTTTCACGATTGCCAATAATTTCATTATCTATTTCATGCAACTGGTGTCTGGTGTATCCAATGCCATAATGCCTAGGGTAAGCCAGTTTGACGCGCTTAACAAAAAAAGTGGATTGCAAGATATTTATTTGAAGTACAGCAGGCTAACCGCCTTCATCGTGGTGCCGGTCTGCTTCGGCCTCTTTATTTTTGGCGGCGACTTCATTGCTCTCTGGATGGGGGAGAGATACCGAGAGGTGTCGGGCAATATTCTTTCAGTTCTCACTCTCTCATCTCTCTTTTTCCTCGTGCAGAGGGGGGTGGCCTTCCCGATCCTGATGGGGACGTCGCATCTGCGGTTCCCAACCTTTTTGATGGCCGGGACGGCGTTGCTGAACCTTCTTCTGAGCCTCTGGTGGGGGTCGGTCTATGGGCTTTATGGGGTGGCTTGGGGGATGACAGTTCCAAATTTTGTGAACACCGTTGGCCTCATCTGGTACACCTGCAGAGTCCTTAAGGTCCCCGTCAGGGACTATCTTTTCCGTGGTGTTTTGATTCCGCTTAGTGCCGGCATTTTTTTTTCTATCCCTGGCCTCTTAGTTCATCGAGCAATTTCAATTGATTCCTACTTGAAATTTTCAGGGATGATTTTTGTTTCAGTTGTTGTTTATTTAATCTGTTGCTTCGCTTTTTACATGGATACGGAAGGCCGAAAAGAAGTTTTCAGGAAATTCGGGCTTTCTTTTGTCAGTTGA
- a CDS encoding O-antigen ligase family protein codes for MLFFLLCLYISLYYIRPFEWMPGLYGSPIFMVLGVVSIVALLMAWGSGKIKLFRYKTDVMMVGFVIAIVLSHLSHGYIGGAIDGVRDFLPSIVGYFLVAHALDSEKKVNGFVFLLTGLTIFLAYQAWLQSVHGVSWGGMEPLIQYQNAEEGRVGLLRVRWFGPFNDPNDFGLALVLPVPFLVNLLVNRKYLLALCLPPLIYALYLTNSRGAVLALLASVFTYLVLRFRSVKGVAVGLVLATALMVFGPSRMAQISAEEESAYGRVEAWHAGFQMFKSNPIFGVGKGMFTDYHYLTAHNSYMLVLAELGFVGSFFFLGLFFYPLRWGKRNLFRETESLEAERRRRFVAACLAGGVGLLAAIFFLSRSYILLPFMVCALMMASIYGRGGGLIGCSREEVAERFSWGSVGGMVVAQIVGINIIVRLML; via the coding sequence ATGCTGTTCTTTTTGCTCTGCCTGTATATCTCACTGTATTACATCCGGCCATTTGAATGGATGCCGGGGCTGTATGGCAGTCCGATTTTCATGGTGCTTGGGGTGGTCTCGATTGTGGCCCTCCTTATGGCTTGGGGGAGCGGGAAGATTAAGTTGTTCAGATACAAAACCGACGTCATGATGGTCGGTTTCGTAATTGCGATCGTTCTTTCTCATCTCAGTCACGGTTACATCGGCGGGGCTATTGACGGGGTGCGGGACTTCTTGCCATCAATCGTTGGCTATTTTCTGGTAGCGCATGCCCTTGACTCGGAAAAGAAGGTCAACGGGTTCGTTTTCCTGCTGACAGGTTTGACGATCTTTCTCGCTTACCAGGCGTGGCTACAGTCGGTGCATGGGGTTTCGTGGGGGGGGATGGAGCCGTTAATTCAGTATCAGAATGCCGAGGAGGGGAGGGTTGGATTGCTTCGTGTCCGCTGGTTTGGCCCGTTTAACGATCCGAACGACTTCGGGCTGGCCCTCGTATTGCCGGTGCCATTTCTGGTTAACCTACTGGTAAATCGCAAATACCTTTTGGCCCTCTGCCTACCTCCCCTGATTTATGCACTCTATTTGACCAACTCGCGGGGGGCGGTGTTGGCGTTGCTCGCTTCGGTGTTTACTTACCTGGTGTTGCGTTTTAGAAGCGTGAAGGGGGTGGCGGTCGGGCTGGTTCTGGCAACGGCTCTGATGGTGTTCGGGCCGAGCCGGATGGCGCAAATTTCGGCGGAAGAGGAATCGGCTTATGGACGGGTGGAGGCTTGGCACGCTGGTTTTCAGATGTTTAAGTCTAATCCAATTTTCGGGGTCGGGAAGGGAATGTTCACCGACTACCATTACTTGACGGCGCATAATTCCTACATGCTGGTACTTGCAGAGTTGGGCTTTGTCGGTTCCTTCTTTTTCCTCGGGCTATTCTTCTACCCCTTGCGCTGGGGAAAGCGGAACCTTTTTCGCGAAACCGAATCACTGGAAGCCGAACGGAGGCGGCGTTTCGTGGCCGCCTGCCTTGCTGGCGGCGTAGGACTTCTGGCGGCTATATTTTTTCTCAGCAGATCCTATATCCTCCTGCCCTTTATGGTGTGCGCGCTGATGATGGCAAGCATTTACGGCCGGGGGGGGGGCTTAATAGGGTGCTCGCGGGAAGAGGTTGCTGAACGTTTCAGCTGGGGCAGCGTAGGCGGGATGGTCGTCGCGCAGATTGTCGGGATTAATATCATCGTAAGATTAATGTTGTGA